A genomic region of Alnus glutinosa chromosome 11, dhAlnGlut1.1, whole genome shotgun sequence contains the following coding sequences:
- the LOC133881218 gene encoding putative dehydration-responsive element-binding protein 2H: protein MSVVETLAKWKENQTQLDSCNVDTKPIRKVQGIGSKKGCMKGKGGPENTKCKYRGVRQRTWGKWVAEIRQPNGGKKMWLGTFPNALEAALAYDKAARTMYASRARLNFPDSSTPTTSSCISPIETPPGFDSTTTSNNSEVFATKDTTHFSPNVMNENGRSELRTDTQHSVLAATLMGFESTTTSNQYELFAAEDITFVSPNLENEVGEGW, encoded by the exons CTTGTAATGTTGACACTAAACCCATCCGTAAAGTTCAAGGTATTGGGTCCAAGAAAGGATGCATGAAAGGAAAGGGAGGGCCTGAGAACACAAAATGCAAATACAGAGGAGTTAGACAGAGGACCTGGGGTAAGTGGGTTGCAGAAATTCGGCAGCCAAATGGGGGAAAGAAGATGTGGCTTGGTACTTTTCCAAATGCACTAGAAGCTGCCCTTGCTTATGATAAAGCTGCAAGGACTATGTACGCTTCTCGCGCTCGCCTCAACTTTCCAGATTCTTCTACACCTACAACTTCATCCTGCATTTCTCCAATAGAAACTCCACCAGGGTTTGATTCAACGACTACATCAAACAACTCTGAGGTCTTTGCAACTAAGGACACCACACATTTTTCTCCCAATGTGATGAATGAGAATGGGAGAAGTGAATTGAGAACTGATACTCAGCATTCTGTACTTGCTGCAACTCTAATGGGGTTTGAATCCACAACTACATCAAACCAATATGAGTTATTTGCAGCTGAGGACATCACATTTGTTTCTCCCAATTTGGAGAATGAGGTTGGAGAAG GATGGTAG